Proteins encoded by one window of Gemmatimonadaceae bacterium:
- a CDS encoding heavy metal translocating P-type ATPase encodes MLKVDRDGTEAIPPVQLRTEYLRVDGMDCASCAAPIERALSELNGVDDVQVDVVGGRVRVKYSESAVRRDDIAGAIRRIGYGVGDAVEPGISTRGGEEASSSILRRRSRFITATISGLFLGLGVASNWIGGQGWIGIAALGISSVAGGWFVFPQGLRAARNRSLDMNFLMAIAAVGAWLIGEQAEAAATLFLFSVAEMLESFSMDRARNAIKALMDLSPAEATVRRSGGELRVPVADVAVGETVVVRPGEKISVDGEVITGRSSVNQAAITGESMPVDKEQGAEVFAGTFNGHGTIDVRSTKPASDTTLARIVHAVEDAQATRAPSQTFVDRFTRIYTPAVVIGALLIAILPPLFGAGTWETWIYRALAMLVVACPCALVISTPVTIVSGLTGAASRGILIKGGVHLESAGTISVVCFDKTGTLTEGKPSVTDVVGLGASTEREVLDVALSIELRSEHPLARAILAHGRDRGITAGEADDFEAMPGLGARAVLDGQFIHIGNERLAGELGLQTEETKAVFARFEREAKTAMLVVRDGRPLGFVAIADKVRPHARSAVASLRASGISRVIMLTGDNEGTARAAAAELGITEFHAGLLPSDKIGIVNELENGGHRTAFVGDGVNDAPALAASTLGIAMGAAGTDVAIETADIALMSDDLSRVAETIRISRRTLGIIKQNVFFSIAIKAVFLILALTGVATLWMAVAADMGSSLIVVANGLRARGHQRATPSQAAESRSARF; translated from the coding sequence ATGTTGAAAGTTGACCGCGACGGAACGGAGGCAATCCCCCCAGTCCAGCTTCGCACCGAGTATCTCCGCGTTGATGGAATGGATTGCGCTTCGTGCGCGGCACCCATCGAGCGCGCACTTTCCGAACTCAACGGCGTCGATGATGTCCAGGTGGACGTTGTAGGCGGTCGCGTGCGAGTGAAGTACTCCGAAAGCGCTGTTCGTCGCGACGACATTGCCGGCGCCATACGACGTATCGGGTACGGTGTCGGGGATGCGGTCGAGCCGGGAATCTCGACTAGAGGCGGGGAAGAAGCGTCGTCGTCGATCCTGAGGCGCCGTAGCCGTTTCATAACGGCCACCATCAGCGGTCTTTTCCTGGGCCTCGGTGTAGCGAGTAATTGGATTGGCGGCCAAGGTTGGATCGGAATCGCCGCCCTCGGAATCTCCAGCGTTGCGGGCGGATGGTTCGTATTCCCCCAGGGACTGAGGGCGGCGCGGAACCGCTCGCTCGACATGAATTTCCTCATGGCCATTGCAGCCGTAGGCGCGTGGCTGATCGGAGAGCAGGCCGAGGCGGCCGCCACGCTGTTTCTGTTTTCCGTCGCGGAGATGCTCGAATCGTTCTCGATGGACAGGGCGCGAAACGCGATCAAGGCGCTGATGGATCTGTCGCCCGCTGAAGCGACGGTACGGCGGAGTGGCGGCGAGCTTCGCGTTCCCGTCGCCGATGTTGCGGTCGGTGAAACAGTAGTCGTTCGGCCCGGAGAAAAAATATCGGTGGACGGCGAAGTCATCACGGGTCGCTCGAGCGTGAACCAGGCCGCGATCACCGGCGAATCCATGCCGGTCGACAAGGAGCAAGGCGCAGAGGTTTTCGCGGGCACCTTCAACGGCCACGGTACAATTGATGTTCGTTCGACGAAGCCGGCAAGCGACACGACGCTTGCTCGGATAGTGCACGCGGTAGAAGATGCTCAGGCGACGCGAGCGCCGAGTCAGACTTTTGTTGACAGATTCACCCGGATCTATACGCCAGCGGTGGTAATTGGCGCATTGCTTATCGCGATCCTGCCGCCGTTGTTCGGAGCAGGCACGTGGGAAACGTGGATCTATCGCGCGCTCGCGATGCTGGTCGTCGCCTGCCCCTGCGCGCTCGTGATTTCTACGCCTGTCACGATCGTAAGCGGGCTTACCGGTGCGGCGAGCAGGGGGATTCTGATCAAGGGCGGCGTGCATCTGGAAAGCGCGGGAACGATTTCAGTAGTGTGTTTCGACAAGACCGGAACGTTGACGGAGGGCAAACCGTCAGTGACCGATGTGGTCGGCCTCGGAGCAAGCACTGAGAGAGAGGTGCTCGATGTTGCGCTCAGCATCGAGCTCCGTTCCGAGCACCCCCTCGCGCGGGCGATCCTCGCCCATGGCCGCGACCGTGGAATCACCGCCGGTGAAGCGGATGATTTCGAGGCGATGCCCGGACTTGGCGCTCGCGCGGTTCTGGACGGACAATTCATTCACATTGGCAACGAGCGCCTTGCGGGGGAACTCGGACTTCAGACCGAAGAAACGAAGGCGGTCTTCGCGCGGTTTGAACGTGAAGCGAAAACCGCGATGCTTGTCGTCCGAGACGGAAGGCCCCTTGGCTTTGTGGCGATTGCAGACAAGGTGCGTCCCCATGCGCGCTCTGCAGTCGCGTCCTTGCGTGCGTCCGGTATTTCGAGGGTCATCATGCTGACGGGCGACAACGAGGGGACGGCGCGGGCTGCAGCCGCCGAGCTCGGCATAACGGAGTTCCATGCCGGTCTTCTGCCTTCTGATAAAATCGGAATCGTCAACGAGCTGGAGAACGGGGGCCACCGGACAGCTTTTGTCGGTGACGGCGTAAACGACGCCCCCGCGCTTGCCGCCTCGACGCTTGGCATAGCAATGGGCGCTGCGGGTACCGACGTCGCCATCGAGACGGCGGACATCGCGTTGATGTCGGACGATCTTTCACGAGTAGCGGAGACGATAAGGATCTCCCGCCGAACGCTTGGAATTATCAAACAGAATGTTTTCTTCTCGATCGCGATCAAGGCGGTGTTCCTGATTCTCGCGCTGACCGGTGTGGCGACGCTATGGATGGCGGTGGCCGCCGATATGGGAAGCTCGCTGATCGTCGTTGCCAACGGCCTGCGGGCGCGCGGTCACCAACGTGCCACTCCTTCCCAGGCTGCCGAGAGTCGCAGCGCGCGTTTTTGA